The Myxococcales bacterium genome contains a region encoding:
- a CDS encoding DUF481 domain-containing protein → MPRSPRTAPSLVALLAGGALVVGSLPTLALAADPPPPVAVPKGTAPAVAPATKGATDVAAADTFAAATKAADKTAKDATEASISAGGLFTSGNARTIALTAGGKLRLRRKEHQLGASFFGNYARAGKKGETVTDTVANLQGLLRYDYFFADRFAAFFQSTGRHDKFQGLDFRLTIDPGVAAYLIDTKKQRAWVEGGLQVQLDLRSPEALATSGATLKQRQAFFNARLYAGYENQLYEGVSFVSGVEYIQNLHDTVSRYRLNVDVGLKAKVSDKLAVATAYSMRYENQPLPTVEKADSIASVNLVYNLF, encoded by the coding sequence ATGCCTCGCTCGCCCCGCACCGCTCCCTCACTCGTCGCGCTGCTCGCCGGCGGCGCGCTGGTCGTGGGGAGCCTCCCCACCCTCGCGCTCGCCGCAGACCCGCCACCCCCGGTCGCGGTCCCGAAGGGGACGGCGCCGGCCGTCGCCCCGGCCACGAAGGGCGCGACGGACGTCGCCGCCGCGGACACCTTCGCGGCGGCGACCAAGGCCGCCGACAAGACCGCGAAAGACGCGACCGAGGCCTCCATCAGCGCCGGCGGCCTCTTCACGAGCGGCAACGCGCGCACCATCGCGCTCACGGCGGGCGGGAAGCTCCGGTTGCGCCGCAAGGAGCACCAGCTCGGCGCGAGCTTCTTCGGCAACTACGCGCGCGCGGGCAAGAAGGGCGAGACCGTCACCGACACGGTCGCGAACCTCCAGGGGCTCCTGCGGTACGACTACTTCTTCGCTGACCGTTTCGCGGCGTTCTTCCAGTCGACCGGCCGGCACGACAAGTTCCAAGGCCTCGACTTCCGCCTCACGATCGACCCCGGAGTGGCCGCGTACCTCATCGACACGAAGAAGCAGCGGGCGTGGGTCGAAGGCGGTCTCCAGGTGCAGCTCGATCTCCGCAGCCCCGAGGCGCTCGCGACCTCGGGCGCCACGCTGAAGCAGCGGCAGGCCTTCTTCAACGCGCGCCTCTACGCCGGCTACGAGAACCAGCTCTACGAGGGGGTGAGCTTCGTGAGCGGCGTCGAGTACATCCAGAACCTCCACGACACCGTGAGCCGCTACCGGCTCAACGTCGACGTGGGCCTCAAGGCCAAGGTCTCGGACAAGCTGGCGGTCGCGACCGCCTACAGCATGCGCTACGAGAACCAGCCGCTCCCCACCGTGGAGAAGGCCGACTCGATCGCATCGGTCAACCTAGTTTACAATCTCTTCTAA
- a CDS encoding response regulator transcription factor, translated as MRSIHLRFESPAGLAAILADQDGACQLPAPAAAEVADGEWVLVELELASDRRALTATAALGCRRGDRTVLCFGEREWEHVEHLTAPPSSRGSTHPSTRPSAPSTPPETDEAPPRSLRTPGLRIALVDHDASTLAELNDTLRSQGLDVVPFASGSEALAERGPLHAAVVNFALPGEGARALAQKLRADRPGRLPVLFVSSKRCPREIVQAYACGCDDYLARPFRGAELGARVLGMLRRSLDAYR; from the coding sequence ATGCGCAGCATTCACTTGCGGTTCGAGAGCCCTGCCGGTCTGGCCGCGATCCTCGCGGACCAAGACGGCGCCTGTCAGCTACCGGCCCCGGCCGCGGCCGAAGTGGCCGACGGCGAGTGGGTCCTCGTGGAGCTCGAGCTCGCGAGCGATCGGCGCGCGCTCACCGCCACCGCCGCGCTCGGCTGTCGCCGGGGCGACCGGACGGTGCTCTGCTTCGGCGAGCGCGAGTGGGAGCACGTGGAGCACCTCACTGCGCCCCCAAGCAGCCGGGGCTCTACCCACCCGTCGACCCGCCCGAGCGCCCCCTCGACCCCACCTGAGACCGATGAGGCACCGCCGCGCAGCCTGCGCACCCCGGGCCTCCGCATCGCCCTCGTCGATCACGACGCGAGCACGCTCGCGGAGCTGAACGACACCCTCCGTTCGCAAGGCCTCGACGTGGTGCCCTTCGCCAGCGGCTCAGAGGCCCTCGCCGAGCGCGGCCCGCTCCACGCGGCGGTGGTGAACTTCGCGCTGCCGGGCGAGGGCGCGCGCGCTCTCGCGCAGAAGCTCCGCGCCGATCGACCTGGCCGCCTGCCGGTGCTCTTCGTGTCGTCCAAGCGGTGCCCGCGCGAGATCGTCCAGGCGTACGCGTGTGGGTGTGACGACTACCTCGCGCGCCCCTTCCGCGGCGCCGAGCTGGGTGCGCGGGTGCTGGGGATGCTGCGCCGCTCGCTCGACGCATATCGCTGA
- a CDS encoding thioredoxin domain-containing protein has translation MNVKSVGLVVTLLASLSEALGTCQKSNPQGEVVKDKPEIADVKVEGVDTSSLTAREKKEFSTYVSELLSPCSSVPVPIAQCVNEKRACAKCLPAAKYVLKGVRDGMTREQVEKAYKNRFDAERVKNVALDGSPSKGPDAAPIVMVEFADFECPHCGLMAPLLDKAWDEHKSNVKFVYKFLPLSGHVHAEPAARAAIAAMNQGKFWEMHQKIYANQQHLEQGDLDLYAKDLGLDIGKFKADMIAPATKERLDRDRKQADALEVKGTPTIYINGREYDMKTELGEWFSQELASMGGALAPVAAPTDAGALLLLKGDGGRAQGNGKVPGPHK, from the coding sequence ATGAACGTCAAGAGTGTGGGCCTGGTCGTCACCCTGCTGGCCTCTCTGTCGGAGGCGCTCGGCACCTGTCAGAAGTCGAACCCGCAGGGCGAGGTCGTCAAGGACAAGCCGGAGATCGCCGACGTGAAGGTCGAGGGCGTCGACACGAGCTCCCTCACCGCGCGCGAGAAGAAGGAGTTCTCGACCTACGTGTCCGAGCTCCTGTCGCCCTGCTCGAGCGTGCCCGTCCCGATCGCCCAGTGCGTGAACGAGAAGCGCGCCTGCGCCAAGTGCCTCCCCGCCGCCAAATACGTCCTGAAGGGCGTTCGCGACGGGATGACCCGCGAGCAAGTCGAGAAGGCCTACAAGAACCGCTTCGACGCGGAGCGCGTGAAGAACGTGGCCCTCGACGGCTCGCCCTCCAAGGGGCCCGACGCGGCGCCGATCGTGATGGTCGAGTTCGCCGACTTCGAGTGCCCGCACTGCGGGCTCATGGCGCCGCTCCTCGACAAGGCGTGGGACGAGCACAAGTCGAACGTCAAGTTCGTTTACAAGTTCCTGCCGCTCTCGGGGCACGTCCACGCGGAGCCCGCGGCGAGGGCCGCGATCGCGGCCATGAACCAGGGCAAATTCTGGGAGATGCACCAGAAGATCTACGCGAACCAACAGCACCTGGAGCAGGGCGATCTCGACCTCTACGCGAAGGACCTCGGCCTCGACATAGGCAAGTTCAAGGCCGACATGATCGCGCCGGCCACGAAGGAGCGCCTCGATCGCGACCGCAAGCAGGCCGACGCGCTCGAGGTGAAGGGCACGCCGACCATCTACATCAACGGCCGCGAGTACGACATGAAGACCGAGCTCGGCGAGTGGTTCTCGCAGGAGCTCGCGTCCATGGGCGGGGCCCTGGCTCCGGTGGCGGCGCCGACGGACGCGGGCGCGCTCCTCCTCCTCAAGGGCGACGGGGGCCGCGCGCAAGGCAACGGCAAGGTCCCGGGCCCGCACAAGTGA
- a CDS encoding radical SAM protein, whose translation MSAPTEGPGRPPCRSPRNPSEERHVPSPEVLRERIRRRLADEIGRLDKQAPFTVGLAYPSPYAAGMSSLGYQRIYRAIMEAPGLGCERVFLDDEAESAPAEQGRPVSYESRRFLADFPVVAFSVAYELEIAGVISLLDAAGLPALRRDRDDAHPFVLMGGPLTFSNPLPLAAFADAVIVGEAEELVVEVLRVLESTPGRSARLAALAKIPHVYVPDHHGAILPTVAKVDDALIPAWAAIRTPHTVLADMFLLETERGCSRMCKYCVMRRSTNGGMRMASMERILELIPEDAKRVGLVGAAVSDHPRIVQIVNTLADQGREVGLSSLRPDRLSDDFVGALKRAGYKTLTTAMDGPSERLRATLERKAKVKHLVAAAERARKHGMDRLKLYLMIGLPSETDEDIDECVAFTTELSRIVPISLGIAPFCAKRNTPLDGEPFAGIGVVKQRLDRLTRGLRGRADVRSTSAKWAWVEYVLAQGGEAEGLAMLEAVRAGGAFHAYKRAFAELETRLGPGGKRRRSLAVAAV comes from the coding sequence ATGAGCGCACCGACGGAGGGACCCGGGCGCCCGCCTTGCCGTTCGCCGCGAAATCCGTCAGAAGAGCGCCACGTGCCTTCCCCTGAAGTCCTCCGCGAGCGCATCCGGCGACGGCTCGCCGACGAGATCGGGCGCCTGGACAAGCAGGCCCCGTTCACCGTCGGCCTGGCCTACCCGTCGCCCTACGCGGCGGGAATGAGCTCGCTCGGCTATCAGCGCATCTACCGCGCCATCATGGAGGCGCCGGGCCTCGGGTGCGAGCGCGTCTTCCTGGACGACGAGGCCGAGAGCGCGCCCGCCGAGCAGGGTCGCCCGGTCAGCTACGAGAGCCGGCGCTTCCTCGCCGACTTCCCCGTCGTCGCCTTCAGCGTCGCGTACGAGCTCGAGATCGCCGGCGTGATAAGCCTGCTCGACGCCGCGGGGCTCCCCGCGCTGCGCCGCGACCGCGACGACGCGCACCCGTTCGTGCTCATGGGCGGCCCGCTCACGTTCTCGAACCCGCTGCCGCTCGCGGCCTTCGCCGACGCCGTCATCGTGGGCGAAGCGGAGGAGCTCGTGGTGGAGGTGCTGCGGGTGCTCGAGAGCACGCCCGGGCGCTCCGCGCGGCTCGCTGCCCTCGCGAAGATCCCGCATGTGTACGTGCCCGATCACCACGGGGCGATCCTGCCAACGGTGGCCAAGGTCGACGACGCCCTCATCCCCGCGTGGGCGGCCATTCGCACACCGCACACCGTGCTCGCCGACATGTTTCTGCTCGAGACCGAGCGGGGCTGCTCCCGCATGTGCAAGTACTGCGTGATGCGGCGCTCCACGAACGGCGGCATGCGCATGGCGTCGATGGAACGCATCCTCGAGCTCATCCCCGAAGACGCCAAGCGCGTCGGGCTCGTCGGCGCGGCGGTCAGCGACCACCCGCGCATCGTCCAGATCGTGAACACGCTGGCCGACCAGGGCCGCGAGGTGGGGCTCTCGTCGCTCCGCCCCGATCGCCTCTCCGACGACTTCGTCGGCGCGTTGAAGCGTGCAGGATACAAGACCCTGACCACCGCCATGGACGGCCCGAGCGAGCGGCTCCGCGCGACGCTGGAGCGCAAGGCCAAGGTGAAGCACCTCGTGGCCGCCGCGGAGAGGGCGCGCAAGCACGGGATGGATCGCCTGAAGCTCTACCTCATGATCGGCCTGCCCAGCGAGACCGACGAGGACATCGACGAGTGCGTGGCGTTCACGACCGAGCTCTCGCGTATCGTCCCAATATCCCTAGGCATTGCGCCGTTCTGCGCCAAGCGAAACACGCCCCTGGACGGCGAGCCGTTCGCGGGTATCGGCGTCGTGAAGCAGCGGCTCGACCGGCTCACGCGGGGCCTCCGCGGTCGCGCCGACGTGCGCTCGACAAGCGCCAAGTGGGCCTGGGTGGAGTACGTGCTCGCGCAGGGCGGGGAGGCCGAGGGGCTCGCGATGCTCGAGGCCGTGCGCGCGGGTGGGGCTTTTCACGCTTACAAGCGCGCGTTCGCCGAGCTCGAGACCCGCCTCGGCCCTGGCGGGAAGCGCCGGCGGAGCCTCGCGGTCGCGGCGGTGTGA
- a CDS encoding thrombospondin type 3 repeat-containing protein, with amino-acid sequence MVTQNAAFATGIYKVAGMLKAGYVSDISIFDASKSKGYRAVIDAGVEDTLLVIRGGKPLYGNAAVLDLAAVGGGTCEALDVCGVPKKACVELDTNKGTTLAKIRTAGEAIYPLFFCKDKVPTNEPSCVPYRASYTAGITATDKDGDGVPDATDNCPSVFNPPRPMSGATQADADNDNIGDACDKCPLTTGESCTPPSADDIDGDGTPNGVDPCPELANATDCRPPPPPSTLVTATELRDPAAAGHPAIGTQVRVESLYVTALRTADNDKGFYVQINSTAPMSGFFVSTGTVLPTVAIGNQVTIEGKYAETFGVTTVTNPIITVVTPSTTLPFSPVVVTSADYAVDATAEPYEGMLCQINAAQVSITNPDAPNDYGETQLDGVLRMDDACYPALDNVFAVGTAFPKVVGICGYSFSQRKIWPRSGADLL; translated from the coding sequence ATGGTCACCCAGAACGCGGCGTTCGCGACGGGTATCTACAAGGTCGCGGGCATGCTGAAGGCGGGCTACGTGTCCGACATCAGCATCTTCGACGCGTCGAAGAGCAAGGGCTACCGCGCGGTCATCGACGCGGGCGTCGAGGACACCCTGCTGGTCATTCGTGGCGGCAAGCCCCTCTACGGCAACGCCGCGGTGCTCGATCTCGCCGCGGTGGGCGGCGGCACGTGCGAGGCCCTCGACGTGTGCGGCGTCCCGAAGAAGGCCTGCGTCGAGCTCGACACCAACAAGGGCACCACCCTGGCGAAGATCCGCACCGCCGGCGAGGCGATCTACCCGCTGTTCTTCTGCAAAGACAAGGTCCCCACCAACGAGCCCTCCTGCGTGCCGTACCGCGCCTCCTACACCGCGGGCATCACCGCCACCGACAAGGACGGCGACGGCGTGCCGGACGCGACCGACAACTGCCCGAGCGTCTTCAACCCGCCGCGGCCCATGTCGGGCGCGACCCAGGCCGACGCCGACAACGACAACATCGGCGACGCCTGCGACAAGTGCCCGCTCACGACCGGCGAGAGCTGCACGCCCCCGTCCGCGGACGACATCGACGGCGACGGCACCCCGAACGGCGTCGACCCGTGCCCGGAGCTCGCCAACGCGACCGACTGCAGGCCGCCGCCGCCCCCCTCCACGCTGGTGACCGCCACGGAGCTGCGCGATCCCGCGGCGGCCGGGCACCCCGCGATCGGAACGCAGGTCCGCGTCGAGAGCTTGTACGTCACGGCGCTCCGCACGGCCGACAACGACAAGGGCTTCTACGTCCAAATCAACTCCACCGCGCCCATGAGCGGCTTCTTCGTCAGCACGGGCACGGTCCTGCCGACCGTGGCGATTGGCAATCAGGTCACGATTGAGGGCAAGTACGCCGAGACCTTCGGCGTCACCACGGTCACGAACCCCATCATCACGGTGGTCACGCCGTCGACCACGCTCCCGTTCTCGCCCGTGGTGGTGACCTCGGCCGACTACGCGGTCGACGCGACCGCGGAGCCCTACGAGGGCATGCTCTGCCAAATCAACGCCGCGCAGGTCTCCATCACCAACCCCGACGCGCCGAACGACTACGGCGAGACCCAGCTCGACGGCGTGCTCCGCATGGATGACGCGTGCTACCCGGCGCTCGACAACGTCTTCGCGGTGGGCACGGCCTTCCCGAAGGTCGTGGGCATCTGCGGGTATTCGTTCTCGCAGCGCAAGATCTGGCCGCGCTCGGGAGCCGACCTGCTCTGA
- a CDS encoding FHA domain-containing protein, translating into MRQRPVYLLAPPGDDLIAMQRSIASLNLACVPIREGQPVPPNQAAAIVVHVLVYDPLDGIRKAWAAGVPAVLASSVMNLGGSIGATWDESTQQRALFCRADAYVWRDEKLNEALYQVINEARAARAQGPLRLTYLGRSGADSSVGDGPRIGSVIQLPTEGGILIGRGPQANVDLVARAIARQHVRIERPDRRAFVIDLHSANGTWIHRAGQVQQVNPGSPTPLIRGDELILAGFFRFRLDGAP; encoded by the coding sequence ATGCGACAACGGCCCGTGTACCTCCTGGCGCCTCCGGGAGACGACCTCATCGCCATGCAGCGCTCGATCGCGAGCCTCAACCTCGCGTGCGTCCCCATCCGAGAGGGTCAGCCCGTCCCCCCGAACCAGGCGGCGGCGATCGTCGTGCACGTGCTCGTGTACGATCCGCTGGACGGCATCCGGAAGGCCTGGGCCGCCGGTGTGCCCGCCGTGCTCGCCTCCAGCGTCATGAACCTCGGCGGCTCGATCGGCGCGACGTGGGACGAGTCCACCCAGCAGCGCGCGCTCTTCTGCCGCGCCGACGCCTACGTGTGGCGTGACGAGAAGCTGAACGAGGCGCTCTACCAGGTCATCAACGAGGCGCGCGCCGCTCGCGCGCAGGGCCCGCTGCGCCTCACGTACCTCGGTCGCTCCGGGGCCGACAGCTCCGTGGGCGACGGCCCGCGCATCGGCTCGGTGATCCAGCTCCCCACCGAGGGCGGCATCCTCATCGGCCGCGGGCCGCAGGCGAACGTCGATCTCGTCGCGCGCGCGATCGCCCGCCAGCACGTCCGCATCGAGCGCCCCGATCGTCGCGCGTTCGTCATCGATCTCCACTCGGCGAACGGCACGTGGATCCACCGCGCGGGTCAGGTTCAGCAGGTCAACCCCGGCTCGCCCACGCCGCTCATCCGCGGCGACGAGCTCATCCTCGCGGGCTTCTTCCGCTTCCGGCTCGACGGCGCGCCCTGA
- a CDS encoding 3'-5' exonuclease, translating to MSDGCGCFPSGRHYPGIAHLLRVTVRGLVEELAAETPWHDVPIAMLDVETTGRDSGQDRVIELGIVVGRAGEVVVKYNWMINPGRPIAPDAQEVHGISDADVANAPPFEAIAHEVQRALEGCVPAAYNAAFDRAFLHAEFARVGASAPAVPGPLAPALRREVEWLDPLVWARELQSDQRSRTLVDVAARLGVKLENAHRASDDAEAALHVLYRLGRDARVPHVYGAFLQEQRRLSLLQADERRMWRSP from the coding sequence ATCTCCGACGGCTGCGGCTGCTTCCCCTCGGGCAGGCACTATCCCGGCATCGCGCACCTGCTGCGGGTCACCGTGCGTGGCCTCGTCGAGGAGCTCGCCGCGGAGACTCCGTGGCACGACGTCCCCATCGCCATGCTCGACGTGGAGACCACCGGTCGCGACTCGGGGCAGGACCGGGTGATCGAGCTCGGCATCGTGGTCGGTCGCGCGGGCGAGGTCGTCGTAAAATACAACTGGATGATCAACCCGGGGCGCCCCATCGCCCCGGACGCGCAGGAGGTCCACGGCATCTCCGACGCCGACGTGGCCAACGCGCCCCCGTTCGAGGCCATCGCCCACGAGGTGCAGCGGGCGCTCGAGGGGTGCGTGCCCGCCGCGTACAACGCCGCGTTCGATCGCGCGTTCCTGCACGCGGAGTTCGCGCGCGTCGGCGCGAGCGCGCCCGCGGTCCCCGGCCCGCTCGCCCCCGCGCTCCGGCGCGAGGTCGAGTGGCTCGATCCGCTCGTGTGGGCGAGGGAGCTCCAGAGCGACCAGCGCTCGCGCACCCTCGTCGATGTGGCCGCCCGCCTCGGCGTGAAGCTCGAGAACGCCCACCGCGCGAGCGACGACGCCGAGGCCGCGCTGCACGTCCTCTACCGGCTCGGCCGCGACGCGCGCGTGCCGCACGTGTACGGCGCCTTCCTGCAGGAGCAGCGCAGGCTCTCGCTCCTCCAGGCCGACGAGCGACGCATGTGGCGCAGCCCCTGA
- the manA gene encoding mannose-6-phosphate isomerase, class I: MFRLRNPVKAYAWGSREAIAALQGRPPSDEPEAELWMGAHPSAPSTLTVDGADAALDAAIAAAPGAVLGAESERAFGPQLPFLLKVLAAASPLSLQAHPSLAQAIAGFAREEALGLSISAPERSYKDANHKPEVLCALTPFWALSGFRSADAAARLLAATGAPEAAPFVARLRGRESSQEPEGERLRAVFLALFAHDDKAGLAAAVARGVPALEAAGYADEARWTARLAEAYPGDVGVVVALLLNLVRLEPGQALFLDAGNLHAYLEGTGIELMASSDNVLRGGLTKKHVDVTGLAEVLSFRAGGVPRATRRATPEGAVEYLTSAREFRLSRLELGATEARALQASTGPEIWLVTRGAVRVSRGDTSLTLGRGESALLPAGALPVEVTAEATRATVFRATTALSPA; the protein is encoded by the coding sequence ATGTTTCGACTGCGCAATCCCGTGAAGGCGTACGCGTGGGGTTCGCGCGAGGCGATCGCCGCGCTGCAAGGGAGGCCCCCGAGCGACGAGCCCGAGGCCGAGCTCTGGATGGGCGCGCACCCGAGCGCGCCGTCGACCCTCACGGTGGACGGCGCGGACGCCGCGCTCGACGCGGCGATCGCCGCGGCCCCGGGCGCGGTCCTCGGCGCGGAGTCCGAGCGCGCGTTCGGGCCCCAGCTGCCCTTCCTGCTCAAGGTGCTGGCCGCCGCGTCGCCGCTGTCGCTCCAGGCGCACCCGTCGCTGGCGCAGGCGATCGCGGGGTTCGCGCGGGAGGAGGCCCTGGGCCTCTCGATCAGCGCCCCCGAGCGCAGCTACAAAGACGCGAACCACAAGCCCGAGGTGCTCTGCGCGCTCACGCCGTTCTGGGCGCTGTCGGGGTTTCGCTCGGCCGACGCGGCGGCGAGGCTGCTCGCGGCGACCGGCGCGCCCGAGGCGGCGCCGTTCGTGGCGCGGCTCCGGGGCCGCGAGTCAAGCCAGGAGCCAGAGGGCGAGCGGCTCCGGGCGGTGTTCCTGGCCCTCTTCGCGCACGACGACAAGGCCGGGCTCGCCGCGGCCGTGGCGCGCGGCGTGCCCGCGCTCGAGGCCGCGGGCTACGCCGACGAGGCGCGGTGGACGGCCCGGCTCGCCGAGGCGTACCCGGGCGACGTGGGCGTGGTCGTGGCGCTGCTGCTCAACCTGGTGCGCCTCGAGCCCGGGCAGGCGCTCTTCCTCGATGCGGGGAATCTACACGCTTACCTGGAGGGTACGGGGATCGAGCTCATGGCGAGCTCGGACAACGTGCTCCGCGGCGGCCTCACGAAGAAGCACGTGGACGTCACCGGCCTCGCCGAGGTGCTCTCGTTTCGCGCGGGCGGCGTGCCACGCGCCACGCGACGCGCGACGCCCGAGGGGGCCGTGGAGTACCTCACCTCGGCGCGAGAGTTTCGGCTCTCGAGGCTCGAGCTCGGCGCGACCGAGGCGCGCGCGCTGCAGGCCTCGACCGGGCCCGAGATTTGGCTCGTCACGCGCGGCGCCGTCCGCGTGTCGAGAGGCGACACGTCGCTCACGCTCGGTCGCGGCGAGTCGGCGCTGCTCCCCGCCGGCGCGTTGCCCGTGGAGGTCACGGCGGAGGCGACGCGGGCGACCGTGTTCCGCGCGACGACGGCGCTCTCCCCGGCCTGA
- a CDS encoding protein kinase, producing MALEVGQLVTPSLRIVQRLGAGGMGSVWIADHLTLHTQVVVKIMSVELANKPEAVARFKAEASAAAKVKSPHVVQMLDHGIAEDGSPYIVMELLEGADLRSFFRAGSLNRKQIVSVVIQVAKALGKAHESGVIHRDIKPGNIFLCTGDGDHFVKILDFGIAKLNFPGDDGGHTQTGMMIGSPPFMSPEQLRGDKALDHRADLWSLAVVLFQGLTKKRPFEGDSVAELAVAIHTPPPPRASALDPTLPPALDEWFAKAFAQQPKDRFQSARELAEALEEAMSGVPTGSAMGPVASVDGVRVVTSAAPGRRWPALLAGSVVLAALGAFGVVKLGPRGGATASSSAPRPATAPLALPSAVTPAASTVVAAPTTSPVPSGSAAPSGSAKAAPKVVPSATPAPTGVSKGRDAGKAVAPPPGDFDIK from the coding sequence GTGGCGCTCGAGGTAGGTCAGCTCGTGACCCCGTCGCTGCGCATCGTGCAGCGCCTTGGGGCCGGCGGAATGGGCAGCGTCTGGATCGCCGACCACCTGACGCTCCACACCCAGGTGGTCGTGAAGATCATGTCGGTCGAGCTCGCGAACAAGCCCGAGGCGGTCGCACGATTCAAGGCCGAGGCGAGCGCGGCGGCCAAGGTGAAGAGCCCCCACGTGGTCCAGATGCTCGACCACGGCATCGCCGAGGACGGCTCGCCGTACATCGTGATGGAGCTGCTCGAGGGCGCCGACCTTCGCTCGTTCTTCCGCGCGGGGAGCCTGAACCGCAAGCAGATCGTGAGCGTGGTGATCCAGGTGGCCAAGGCTCTCGGGAAGGCCCACGAGAGCGGCGTCATTCACCGCGACATCAAGCCCGGCAACATCTTCCTCTGCACCGGCGACGGCGACCATTTTGTCAAGATTCTTGACTTTGGCATCGCGAAGTTGAACTTCCCCGGCGACGACGGCGGGCACACCCAGACCGGCATGATGATCGGCTCACCGCCCTTCATGAGCCCCGAGCAGCTGCGCGGCGACAAGGCGCTCGACCACCGCGCAGATCTCTGGTCGCTCGCGGTGGTGCTGTTCCAAGGGCTCACCAAGAAGCGACCCTTTGAGGGCGACAGCGTGGCGGAGCTCGCGGTGGCCATCCACACCCCACCTCCGCCGCGAGCGTCCGCCCTCGACCCGACGCTGCCTCCCGCGCTCGACGAGTGGTTCGCGAAGGCGTTCGCGCAGCAGCCCAAGGACCGCTTCCAGTCGGCGCGCGAGCTCGCCGAGGCCCTCGAAGAGGCGATGTCCGGCGTGCCCACGGGCTCCGCGATGGGGCCGGTCGCGTCGGTCGATGGAGTGCGCGTCGTCACGAGCGCCGCCCCTGGGCGACGCTGGCCCGCGCTGCTCGCCGGCAGCGTGGTGCTGGCCGCGCTCGGCGCCTTCGGCGTGGTGAAGCTGGGGCCCCGCGGGGGCGCCACGGCTTCGTCGAGCGCTCCCCGCCCGGCCACGGCGCCGCTGGCCCTGCCGAGCGCGGTGACTCCGGCCGCATCAACGGTCGTCGCGGCGCCGACGACGAGCCCCGTGCCGAGCGGGAGCGCGGCGCCGTCCGGCAGCGCCAAGGCGGCGCCCAAGGTCGTGCCCAGCGCCACTCCCGCCCCCACGGGCGTTTCGAAGGGCCGCGACGCGGGCAAGGCCGTCGCGCCGCCGCCGGGCGACTTCGACATCAAGTGA
- a CDS encoding TlpA family protein disulfide reductase has protein sequence MAAPATSPLAPIAQLAFVALAAVGVYSFVSVAREGETRRRCTPTCMLAPTYANANRLAPNFVLKDMAGNSVSLESFRGKVVVLNFWTKTCGPCLQEMPEIADLARIVRQKGDVVVVTVSTDEGPEAVRDTLKAVLREEPPFPVLFDPEAAVVGKKYGTHLFPETWIIDKRGVVRARFDGARDWSSSAIVQLIDQIRVGGYCPIEIEDGKPRGEGARTCESLTGG, from the coding sequence ATGGCGGCCCCCGCAACCTCGCCACTCGCTCCCATCGCGCAGCTCGCGTTCGTCGCGCTGGCCGCCGTCGGCGTCTACAGCTTCGTCTCGGTCGCGCGCGAGGGCGAGACGCGCCGGCGCTGCACGCCCACCTGCATGCTCGCGCCCACCTACGCGAACGCGAACCGCCTCGCCCCGAACTTCGTGTTGAAAGACATGGCGGGCAATTCGGTCTCGCTCGAGAGCTTTCGGGGGAAAGTGGTCGTCCTCAACTTCTGGACAAAGACCTGCGGACCTTGCCTCCAGGAAATGCCGGAGATCGCCGATCTCGCGCGGATCGTGCGACAGAAGGGCGACGTCGTCGTGGTCACCGTGTCGACCGACGAGGGGCCGGAGGCGGTGCGCGACACGCTGAAGGCGGTGCTGCGCGAGGAGCCTCCCTTCCCGGTCCTGTTCGACCCGGAGGCGGCCGTGGTCGGCAAGAAGTACGGCACGCACCTCTTCCCCGAGACGTGGATCATCGACAAGCGCGGCGTGGTCCGCGCCCGCTTCGACGGGGCGCGCGACTGGAGCTCCTCGGCGATCGTGCAGCTCATCGACCAGATCCGAGTGGGCGGCTACTGCCCGATCGAGATCGAGGACGGCAAGCCCCGCGGCGAGGGCGCGCGCACCTGCGAGTCGCTCACGGGGGGCTGA